The nucleotide window CACGGTCGACGAATACCAGATCTGGGAAGCGCGGGCACATGGTGCGGACCTCGTCCTGCTCATCGTCGCTGCGCTGGAAGATTCCCAGCTGCGCGCGTTCCTGGACCTGACGCACCGTTTGGGCATGAATGCTCTGGTGGAAACGCATACGGCCGAGGAGATTGAACGCGCTGTTTCCGTCGGTGCCCGGATCATCGGAGTCAACGTGCGGAATCTCAAGACGCTGGATGTGGACCGTTCCATCTTCGCCTCGCTGGCGGAAAAGATCCCGTCGGAGGCGGTCATCGTGGCCGAATCCGGCGTACGCGACGCCGACGACGTTGCCGACTATGCAGCGAGAGGTGCCAATGCGGTGCTGGTCGGCGAGGCACTGGTGATTGGCAACGCACCGGAGCAAGCCGTCACCGATTTCGCTGCAGCCGGTGCCCGGGCAATCGCGGACCGCAGCCAGGGCAGCTAACACAAGCAATACCGTCTCGGCGGCAGGCCCGGTTCTCAAGGTTCCGGGCCTGTCCGCCGAGAGGTTCAAAACAGACAGGACGGCCAAGGCCATGACGCAGAGCCCCGAGACGCCCGACGCCGGTGACAAGCCGGACGCCGCGGATGCATTCCTTTCAGGCGGAAGCCTCCGCCATGCCCCCGGCCCCTACTTCGGCAACTACGGCGGCCGCTGGATGCCCGAGTCGCTGATCGCGGCGTTGGACGAACTGCAGGACACGTTCGACAAAGCCAAGGCAGACCCGGAGTTCATCGCCCAGGTGGCCGAACTGAACCGGAACTACTCGGGCAGGCCGTCGCTGTTGACGGAGGCCAAACGGTTTTCGGCCCATGCCGGCGGGGCCCGGATCTTCCTGAAGCGCGAAGATCTGAACCACACTGGCTCCCATAAGATCAACAACGTCTTGGGCCAGGCTCTTCTGGCCAAGCGGATGGGCAAGACCCGCATCATCGCCGAAACCGGCGCCGGACAGCACGGCGTGGCGAGTGCGACGGCGGCGGCCCTCCTCGGCCTCGAATGCGTGGTCTATATGGGCGCCGAAGACACGCGACGCCAGGCACTGAACGTCGCGCGGATGGAACTGCTCGGCGCTACGGTTGTCCCGGTGACAGCCGGCTCGCAAACCCTGAAGGACGCCATCAACGAGGCGTTGCGCGATTGGGTTGCCAACGTGCACACCACGCACTATCTGCTGGGCACCGCCGCCGGAGCACATCCGTTC belongs to Arthrobacter crystallopoietes and includes:
- the trpB gene encoding tryptophan synthase subunit beta — translated: MTQSPETPDAGDKPDAADAFLSGGSLRHAPGPYFGNYGGRWMPESLIAALDELQDTFDKAKADPEFIAQVAELNRNYSGRPSLLTEAKRFSAHAGGARIFLKREDLNHTGSHKINNVLGQALLAKRMGKTRIIAETGAGQHGVASATAAALLGLECVVYMGAEDTRRQALNVARMELLGATVVPVTAGSQTLKDAINEALRDWVANVHTTHYLLGTAAGAHPFPALVRYFHEVIGDEAREQILAQTGRLPDAVCACIGGGSNAIGIFHGFLDDPSVELYGFEAGGEGVDTDRHAATITLGRPGVLHGARSYLMQDEDGQTIESHSISAGLDYPGVGPEHSYLSDIGRAKYEPVTDSEAMDAFRLLCRTEGIIPAIESSHALAGALRVGKKLTSGKDNPQDVVIVVNLSGRGDKDVATAAEWFDLLDGNSPEAEIGAEGEQL
- the trpC gene encoding indole-3-glycerol phosphate synthase TrpC, whose protein sequence is MTVLDDIIVGVREDLEARRAELPLEQLTERVSAAAAPRDAYAALGGPDSPRTELKVISEVKRKSPSKGDLAQIADPAELARRYEKGGAAVISVLTEQRRFGGSLADLDAVRDAVDIPVLRKDFTVDEYQIWEARAHGADLVLLIVAALEDSQLRAFLDLTHRLGMNALVETHTAEEIERAVSVGARIIGVNVRNLKTLDVDRSIFASLAEKIPSEAVIVAESGVRDADDVADYAARGANAVLVGEALVIGNAPEQAVTDFAAAGARAIADRSQGS